Within Meles meles chromosome 19, mMelMel3.1 paternal haplotype, whole genome shotgun sequence, the genomic segment CTGAGCGCGGGCCAGCGCTGGGCTGGAACCTCAGTCTGCTTGAGTGGGAGTGAAAAGATGCCCGCAGCAGCCCCTTCCCATGGAAAGAGACAGGACACCAGCGCCGGGAGCCCAGCTGCCCCTCACTGTCCAATCTGCCCAATTCTCTTACCCCTGCCCCCATAGCCCCGCCCCCGCACCCTGCTCCCTCCGGGACACTCACGCAAGGAGATGGGCGCCCGGCACTCCGCGCAGCGGTAATCTTGGCTGTCCAGCCCTGTCTCCGGGCAGATGTTCAGCTCATACTCGGCTTGGTGGCTGACTTTGGAGCGCACGCAGGGCTTGGAGATGAGATTCAAACACTTGCTGTGACATCGGTAACAGCATCCTGGGTGGGGGGCAACAGGGTGCCTGTCAGAAGTGGGGGGTATCCAGCAGCCCAGACCGGCCTGCAGCTCCTCCGCAATTCCCACCTCACTCTGAGAGCTTTGCAAGGCCCCCTGTGGGTCCCAAAATGCCAGAGACCTTGTCAGTCCCCATCCCAAGCTTCCGCCTGTGGTGTGAGCAGACCCTCCTCCCCGTCTCCCACCTGCGTGCCTCAAGGGCAGCGAGCTCACTCCATCTGAGGGAAATTCTCGCTCTTCCCTCACAAACCCACCTCCCACACACGGTTTTCTCACCTCAAATGTACTGACTCCATCTTCCCACCTGCTGAGACTAGAATTTGTAACGTCTTCTCAACTTCCCTTTGACAAAAGCCTCTTTCCAACGCTTCtcacccaaaacactccaccctgATCAGAGAGCCAGCGTCCTCCCCCGGCTCTCCACACTCCTTCCTTCAGGCCATGCTCAGCTCAGTGCCCAGAGTGGTCCTTTCAGAACCCGGgcatggcgcctgggtggctcaattggttgagtggctgccttcggctcaggtcatgatcccagagtcccaggatcaagtcccacattgggctcccagcgacatggggagtctgcgtctccctctgaccttctcccctctcatgctctctctctcaaaaaaataaaatcttggggtgcctgggtggctcagtgggctaaagcctctgccttcacctcaggtcatgatcttggggtcctgcgatcgagccccgcatcgggctctctgctcagtggggagcctgcttcctcctctctctctgcctgcctctctgcctctctgcctacttgtgatctccctctcactctctctgtcaaataaataaataaaatctttaaaaataaagatcttcaaaaaaaaataaaaaaagattttatttttaaagattttatttatttgttagagagagagagatcacaagtaggcagaggcagagggagaaacaggctctctgctgagcaaggagcccgatacgggactcgatcccaggatgctgggatcatgacctgagccgaaggcagccgcccaaccaactgagccacccaggcatccctaaataaaatctttttaaaaaataaataaatagggcgcctgggtggctcagtggtttaagccgctgccttcggctcgggtcatgatctcagggtcctgggatcgagtcccgcatcgggctctctgcgcggcagggagcctgcttccctctcactctctctgcctgcctctctgcctacttgtgatctctctctgtcaaataaataaataaaaaatcttaaaaaaaaaaaaaataaataaataaataaataaataaaccggGCGTGTCCAGCACCGACCTGTGGCCCCCTGTGCGCTTAGAGAAAAGCCCTTGGTCCCCTCCGAGGCCGCCTCGACCAGCCTCCTCTCAGACCCAGTGCCCCAGCCACGCTTCTCTCTGCTCCGCGTGGAAGACAATGGCCACACACCAGACACGGAGCCTCGGCACACACCTCCCCCACAGGAACATTCTTCCCCAGATATCCTCCTGGCTTACACCCAGACTTCCAAATTTTGCTTAAATGTCACATGATGCCTTTTCATTCCACCCTAAAGTCACACAAATCATCACACTGCCTGACCCACACTGTTTCTTCCCCTTGTTTTTCTTCAGTGGACCATACTATCTAACACACCACAAGCTCACTCGGaacagcaccatccacagaaatTCTCTGCGAAAACAGAAACGTCCAACACAGTGGCCGCCAGCCTCACGTGGCCACTGAGATTGCATAACTAAGGAAGAAAGTGGTTATTTATTTTAACTGGTTTAAATTAAAATTGGAAGAGGCACCTGTGGCTTGTGGCCACCGCACTAGAGAGCCAAATGTGGAGGAAAGGCTGGTAAAGAAAGGAGTTTGGGTCTGTTGTCCCTTGTCTCATCCCAGGTAGTCAGTCCATCAGGCTCAGTAAACACTGAGCCCACTGCACGGAAGTCACGCGCACACGCCCAGAGCTGCCAGGTCTGGGGTTGACACCCCTGTGCCGGGGCACCCACCTGTGCAGGTGTACCAGGTCTGAATGAGCCCCCAGATGATGGTGTTACACTTGTCACAGGTCTGCTTGACGCTCTTGCTCTTCTCCTTGTAGAAACGGTGCTCCAGGAGGACTCGGATATTGGGCTCGTCCTCATTGGGGTCCTGGAGAGAGGCCCGGGAGGGGTCCCAGGTGAGCTGCAACTCCTTTTCCTTGCCACGAgttcttttacttatttcttcCAGGTACCACTTACAGCAGACGTGGTGAGTTTCCCCCAGCGTCACACCCCCTCTTCCCTTTAGCAACAGAACTCCCCAGGAAGCAGTCGGGCCTGGACCGTCCGGAGAGCAGACTGACTCTCCCCGCTCCCAGATGCCATCCTGGGACGATGTGAGGGTCAAGGGTGTGTGAGCAGGAGTGGTAaggccttccctcccctcccacacttTTCTTGCTAAGTACAGACCCAGAGGTGACAAGAGGCCACCTTAGATTCTCCACGAGGACTGGCAAAGCAATAAGAACAGAGGGCCTGGGACCCCCCAAGACCATTAGCCGCTCTGTGGGCCCTAGGTCACCGACAGGATCTCCACAGAAGTAACATTATGTGTCATTCCTTCAAGCCACTGTATTTCGGGGTATGTTGTTACCAAAGCCTTCCTTGTGCCTTAATGAATATTGTGCTTTCTAATTCCCAGGGATGGTACCAGAAAGTTAAAGAGCACACACGGTCAAGGTAAACCTGTGCGTTTGGGCCTCCAGACCTGTACTGCTGTCCCCTTCATGAAACACTCAGGAAGTCGTCCCCAAGGCTCAAGGAGGGACTGACCTCACGTACTTGAGCCGGTGGGTGGGCATGTGCCCAGCACTGGCCAAGCCAGATTAGACTAACAGAGAAGAGCCTGCCTGTGGGGTGAAGGCCCAGCTCTGTCCTCCATGGGGGGGACAGGTCAGCGCCCACCTTCAGCTCCTGGAGCTTCAGCCGGAGGTGGATCAGCCTCACGACAGCGTCCTTCTGCTTCTCCGACTGCTCAGGCAGCTCCAGGATCACCTGCTTGCACTCCTCGATGGCCTGCCGCAGCTGCTGAATGTCCGAGGCCAGGAACAGACCCtgcccagggcagagggaggcaggtgaCAGCGTCAGAGGCTCACCCTGCCTGCTCTCCACATGGAGGTCCAGCCCAGGCAGACCCCTCCGCCCCCCGTCACCGGCCtccatgaagaaacagaagcccACGGGGAGGGGCCGAGGACTTGCTCAAGGCCCCACGAAGTTAACAGCGCAGGTAGGAACCAGCCCGTGCCACCTGCCCACCAGCGGGACGTGGCCACTCACAGGCCTCTGAAACCCTAATTCAGGATGTTTTCCAAAACACAAATTCTTCTTTTAGAAACTACCCTTCTTCTGGCTGTGTTATTTTGCGTATTTCTACAGAACTTCCTCTTGAATGAAAGCCGGGGGAAGGACAATTTGCCTGTCATGAAGGACAGGAAGTGGCCTCCAGTTTAATCACCAAGCCCCGAGATGCctcaggcacccaggcaccctgagcagCGGCACCTCACAAGGACTCGGGGCCAGGGCCCAATAAAGGCCCTGGGCTGGGGACCCTGCTATTACAGGGAAGGAAGCCAGGCTCAAGTCGGAGCAGGGTAGCTGAGGCCGCGACCTGGCACAGGGCCTCGGGACACAGCTGCCCTcgggacaccccccaccccaccccacccccgcctccaggAGACCAGGCAAAGAGCAGGAGACAACCCTACTCTGGAAACTCACTGTGTGGCCCGTAGTGGGGGAGCAAAAATTTCTTCAGTGAAGGtacaaaacacaaatacaaaatactaaatgaaaagtaaatgagaaccaggggcttctgggtgaatcttttttttttttttttaatttcagttacttaggatgtttctgtatttctctcaaataaaagttGAAGATACTTtgcataaaattaaaagattttcaaactttttaaaagaaattattagagccctttaattaaaaaaaggaaaagcaggggcgcctgggtggctcagtggattaagccgctgccttcggctcaggtcatgatctcagggtcctgggatcgagccccgcatcgggctcgctgctcagcggggagcctgcttcctcctctctctctgcctgcctctctgcctgcttgtgatctctctgtcaaagaaataaataaaatctttaaaaaaaaaataaaaaaaaaaggaaaagcaaaaaaaaaaaaaaaaagggaaagcttCCATAAAACAAGAAATTGAACCAAGGAGAGTGGCCTGCGGTCCTTCCTGCACCCTGCTGCATGGCCGCAGCTTTCCCAGGACCCAGAGGGAACCAACCCTCATGTCTGCCACCCAGTGACCTGGAATGTGGGGATAGGGACGGCCCCAAACCAGAAGAGCAGCTTTGGGCCCCAAACCCCAGGTCAGCTGGTCCCTCTGGCTCCCCACCAGGGTTTGGAGATGGGAGGCAGGTGTCATTAGGTCTCAGATTCAAGGCCCAGGAGCCTCTGCAGGTAGACCGGTCCTGCTCCCCGAGGACAGGGTGACAAGGATATACCCAGCCGCTCCCGCCTTGGGGGCTCCCCCAGTCCCCCTCCAACCCCAGGCCCAAGCCTTACCACAGGGCGGGAGAAGTGGTCCTCAGATAAGCCAAGATCCATCACTCGCTCGGTGCAGCAGAACTCCGGCTCTCCAGGGGGCAGCTCGGGCAGGGCCTCTGcagtgggtgtgggtgtggaggGCGGCAGAGCGAGAAAGGAAGATcaacctgcctctcccccaggagTAGGCTGGGGCCAGAGAAGCCCACAGGAGGTGCTGAGGGCAGCCAGGCCCTACCCTGGTACCTGCTGTGTTTGCATTGGCAAAGGAACCCTAACCCTATACAGGTAAGAGAGAGCCATGCAAAAAGATGAggtggaaaaaaatctaaaaataaaatttaaaaaagaaaccaagaagatGAGGTGGATACCTATGGTCCACAAAGCAGTATTAGAGAAACATCCCAATTTCtttggttgttttttaagattttatttatttgagagagagagacagagagcacaagcagggagaggcagagggagtggaggCAGAGCAGACGCCCCacagcgggggagggggaggggaggctcgatctaggactctgggatcaccacccgagcccAAGTCAGACGCCCCAGAAACATTCCAATTTCTCGGGCACACCTTACGCATGCATACATGGGTTCAAGGCTGCTGGCGGATTTCACAACAGAATTTCTGAACCCCCGTATGGACTCCAGGAGATCTCCGAGCGTGCGCACACACAGCCCAAAGACCCTGACTGCGTCTGCAGCTCTCAGAGCCCTGCCTCCTGACCCCCCGAGGAGCTGGGCCTCTGTCCAGGCCACTCCGTCCTCTCCCTGACCAAACTGCAGCTCTGAGCTCTTTCCCCAAGTACTCCCCCAGTGAGCgcctgctctgtgctgggccctgggaCACAGCAGTGACACGACAGTCACAGATCAGATCCCTGCCTTCGGGAGAGCGTGTCCTAATGGGGCCACAGAACAGGCAGAACATAGCTTGTGCcgaggaggaaagggaagtggTCAGTAAGGGGCCCAGCTACCTGGGAAAGCCAGCACGCTCCACGGGAGGAACTAGGAAGAGAGGATTGGGGGGCACTCAGGCCTCCCCCCAGCACCTACCTTCAGAAGTGACTTCCGGGGCCTCCTTGCTGGCCCTCTGCTCATGCTGCCGTGGCCCAAGCTCCTTGTTGAAGGGGTTGAGATGGGCCTGCCGGAACCGGGCCAGCTTCTCGTCATATTCCATAGCATCCCAcctgtgggggcggggagggggggacgGACAGACAGAGATGAGCCTCTAGGTGAGCTCTAGACTCCCTGcactcccacccccttcctgagTTCCCAGGGTTCCAGAGGGATGTccggcctccttccctcccccaggagGGTTCAGGTGGAGCACCCCCCCACTGCGGCTGccatcctctgcccttcctccaacCAGCTCAGCCCCTCACCTGGGCCCCACGGGTAGCTTCCCCTCAGGAACAGAGACCCACAGGGGGCACGCAGGTGGAACAGAGCTAGGAAAGGGACGTCACCACCCCAAGAGTACCCGGCCAGTCTGGAACCcaagccccctccctcccaggactTCCCATTCGGCcccaggccagccatgccctcaCTGCTGAGAAGGCAAGGCGTGGCCACTCCCACGAGACGACACCTCCCAGGACTCCGGTCCTTACTTCTGGACCTGAGCACAGGTGTTCCTCTTCTGTCAGAGCACCCCAAAACCAGAGCAGTGCAGCAGAACCATCAGAGACAGCTGTCAGAGGTCACAGTGCTGGACACTGAGAACCAAGGCTGGGGGGCAGGCCTGCTCTCCCACCTGCACTGTGGCCTTGGGCACAGCCCATCTTCCTGGTGCCCAGGGAGCCCTACGTCTCTGCTGGCATGGGGAGAAGGCTCCGGAATGCTCATTAAGCATCACGTAGGCCAGCACGGCACCTCACTGGCCTGGATTCCCACTGAGGCTCTGTGTGGCCCAAGTCAGTGCACGGCCCACACCTCAGGATCTCAGGAAACAGGAAATGCCTCACTCCCCACTGGCCCGTCTCTCCCCTCCCAAGAGCTCAGCAAGTGGCCAAGCACACAGGGCTAAAGGCTCCTGAAAGGTAGAAAGGGGCTTTGACTGGAGACACTGATTCACTTCCCAGGTCCTCCCCTCCTTAGCTTCTCTGCCACCAAAGTGACATGAGTTCATAGGAAGTCAACTGTTTTTCTTAAAAGTGCCGGGTGTTACTAATGCTTTCTCTGTACCTATTTAGTCTAAAATAATTCATGATTATCAAAGACAAGCCTATGACTGCTATCTGCACTCCCTCCAAAAGAAAGACAATGGATTCCAGAGAGGACAGCCTTGACAAGAGTCATCCCCAGCGCCACCCAGTGCTGGCTGCCCAGCATCTGGGTCAGAAACTCCGCACCAACTGTCGGACCTGTCCTACCTGTTCAGCCTCTGCGGTGGGGATGTGGCAGAACCCAGCACCTGGGTCAACGCAGATGCCATGGATTATGGGCTTAAGCCTCCTCTCTCTCATTACCTGACAGCTTTGGGCAGATCACTCAGGGTGGTTGGGCCCTGACGACCAGTGCCTCTCCAAACAACAGAATCACAGTGTCCTGGGAAGCACCTGGAGTGCAGGACAGACCCAGCTATGCCAGGACTCACTCACCCCATCTTTCCTAGTGGTGACAAAGATTCTGTGCCCGACCAGGCTGCAGTCAGGCTCCTGAACCTTCTCCTAGGCCCCCTGGGCCCCTCCTGTGACATCGGTTCTAGCAAGAACCCTGCTCCGTCGGTTCAGCAGGAGCCCCCCACCCGGATACCCCATCACCCTCAAACCTTCTGTCACCCCAGGTGACACCTGATCACCCCAGCCTGCCCTCATAAGAGATCCTGGTAGGTCGGCTTAGCCAGAATCCCCACTCAGCCCTGATGTGTCCCCTCAGTGATTTTACCCTGCTCCCTGGCTATAAATTCTCACTTGCTTGTGTTGTGTTCTGAGTTGAATGCAGTTCCATACCGAGAGGTCTCTTTCCCCTACTGCAAGAGTCTTCAATAAAATCTGCACTTACTGCTTTAGCAACAGTCCGGGtatgttttttcttctctgggcCGGGGAAGCTGGATTTGGGGTTTGTCAcgatttcccagcctccctatAGTTAGATGTGGTCATGCGACTGTGTTATGACCAAtggaatttaaagagaaaaatctcatggaatttttcttaaaagaaggcCCTGCCCCTCTTCAGCTCTTCCTACCTCTTGCCGCCTGAGATGCAGATGTAATGGGTGGAGCTGGCGCAGCCACCTTGGGTTTGACAAAGAAGCCCTGAGCTCCTTCACCCCAGGCTTCATTCAAGTGAGACAGAAATAAACTTCTGCTTTAACCACTGTTACGGGGAGAGGGATCTCTATCTCTTACATCTGAAACAGATCCTGAGGGATCATCTCAAGAGCCTTGTGGTAATAAAATGAACTGGTGCTATTCAAATCCCAGATCTGTCAGCAACTAGCTGACATGTATGGTCTTGGGCAAATGCCTAAACTT encodes:
- the DEF8 gene encoding differentially expressed in FDCP 8 homolog isoform X2, whose translation is MEYDEKLARFRQAHLNPFNKELGPRQHEQRASKEAPEVTSEEALPELPPGEPEFCCTERVMDLGLSEDHFSRPVGLFLASDIQQLRQAIEECKQVILELPEQSEKQKDAVVRLIHLRLKLQELKDPNEDEPNIRVLLEHRFYKEKSKSVKQTCDKCNTIIWGLIQTWYTCTGCCYRCHSKCLNLISKPCVRSKVSHQAEYELNICPETGLDSQDYRCAECRAPISLRGAPSEARQCDYTGRYYCTHCHWNDLAVIPARVVHNWDFEPRKVSRCSMRYLALMVSRPVLRLREINPLLFNYVEELVEIRKLRQDILLMKPYFITCREAMEARLLLQDLLDAHTGRLSCSLTETHTLFAKHIKLDCERCQAKGFVCELCREGDVLFPFDSHTSVCTDCSAVFHRDCYYDNSTTCPKCARLTLRKQSLFQEPGPDVDA
- the DEF8 gene encoding differentially expressed in FDCP 8 homolog isoform X1; translation: MEYDEKLARFRQAHLNPFNKELGPRQHEQRASKEAPEVTSEEALPELPPGEPEFCCTERVMDLGLSEDHFSRPVGLFLASDIQQLRQAIEECKQVILELPEQSEKQKDAVVRLIHLRLKLQELKDPNEDEPNIRVLLEHRFYKEKSKSVKQTCDKCNTIIWGLIQTWYTCTGCCYRCHSKCLNLISKPCVRSKVSHQAEYELNICPETGLDSQDYRCAECRAPISLRGAPSEARQCDYTGRYYCTHCHWNDLAVIPARVVHNWDFEPRKVSRCSMRYLALMVSRPVLRLREINPLLFNYVEELVEIRKLRQDILLMKPYFITCREAMEARLLLQLQDRQHFVENDEMYSVQDLLDAHTGRLSCSLTETHTLFAKHIKLDCERCQAKGFVCELCREGDVLFPFDSHTSVCTDCSAVFHRDCYYDNSTTCPKCARLTLRKQSLFQEPGPDVDA